tatggctgccaattcggttgccgtagaggacgttttgtgcatgagcctgaaacggtgacatgaggcatttcctggcactatcaccgctgcagctgaagaagtggtcgtaacggatccgtccacgaaaacatgctgggtgttagtatacatagatgtaatgtatgacagcgccagctgtttcagtccgactgttggaatgtgcgttttctttgttatccctgggattgttgtccgtatagatggttttggtactgcccaaagtggcacctccgcaatctggtgtggcgcgtagttcgaaggcagcgcattgcgctgcatccaaagggctctggaaaaggctgcatctggacgcaccgcactaatgttagtcagggggtgatgacgatgcctggtcagatgccgcaaatgcacacgaagtggctcctgttgaaaataaattcgtgctgggcaggcgcgggcctcataaaatgtgccccatgtagaagttttacatggcgaacccaagcatactcttaaagcacgagcctgcgcgctttcaagcacacgcaggcctgatagtctgacccccgagagaacgggtgcactgtatctgagaaggccgactaccagcgcctggtacacgtgtagtaaagatcgctcagagggaccccaacattttcctgccatacaccgcacaatgcttgcaaagctgtcgagctttttcttgagcacagaaatgtgcttcgtccaggacaggtcacggtctatcgtaacacctaagaatttgtggtgtgttacgtatggaacaatttgcccgtcgattgtgaccggataccacgccattatcttgcgtgtgaaagccaatgttacgcttttagttggcgaaagttcaagcccctgacggcgcaagtacgcagacgtaatggacaccgaacgctgcaatcttgtttgcacttggggacgcgtgacacttgatgtccagatgcaaatatcgtctgcgtaggcggatattgaaacagtcttcggtagttgtttgaaaaggccaatgagcacgagattgaacaacgttggactgagcactcctccctgaggaacaccacaagcaacatgatgatctgctgtgtcaccttcaagagtgtccatgtagactgtccggtttgtcaaatagcttgcaatccaattgtgtagacgtccgcctataccacattcttcgagtgcatttagtactgcatcatgctgaacattatcgaatgcgccctttatgtcgaggaaaagagcagcagtcaacctgtgacggcgtttttcatgttctaccgttgacacgagatcaattacactgtcgatggcagaccggcctttgcggaaacccgtcattgtggaagggtatagcccatgtttttcaaggaaccattctagacgggttagcaccatacgctccatcgtcttgccaatacaacttgccagagctactggtctgtaggatgttaatgtgagtggcgatttccctggtttgagcaaggccacaatgcggcttcttttccactgctgtggtacagtggcagaggcccaagagtggttgaacaatgttaagagggcttccattacctgtgggcctagatgacgaagcgcattgtatgttattccatcaggtcctggggatgaaggatgcgtgcaagcagaaagagctgctttcagttcttgaattgtgaaggggatgtccagtcgatcgtccatcgtggggggagcacatcgatgctgccgaggtaaagaagcgcttccggcaattctcgagcagaaatcctccgccacctctagttcttgccgtctatcatgaagtgccaatgcacggaaagggtgtttctgctggggaaatgtcggcagtgctcgaacaacgtgccagattgtggagagtggtttgcggggatccaatctgctgcaaaatgaccgccaccgttgtttgcctaggttctccaaatagcgctgtatttgcttctgggcacgtcgagaggcccagagatccgagacatcctttgtcctccggtattttctttctgcgcgccgacgaatcgcccgaagctgcgcgtagatcacatccactggtgctgtggaatttggcgctgagatattgcgtgttgcatcgtgcatggccgaaataatacgctgttccacatctgttggatcagcgagtttcccacaggttttttctagaacaatgcggaaagcactccagtcggtgcaacgtattttggcatttggaagacggtgaaaccaccgtagctgcacatacgtcggtatgtggtcacttccataactttcaatatcagcacaccacgttgcgaacgatgacaggcgcctggatacaaatgcaaggtccaggcagctgctgtaggtagtcccgcgtagaaatgtcggcgtgccatcattgagcaaaacgagacctgcattgttcatgaacgtggcgatatcccgtcctcgaacgttcgtaacggcgcttccccagccatggtgatgcgcattgaaatctcctactattatatggggttccgaaacgctgtcaagtagcgattgtagtcgtagggcatcaaatcgaccccttggtggtatgtagccacctataatagagattgtgcgcccattcaaagtcacagtgattgctacatactcgttgctactgcccccaggaatttgatgccgaacgtaagtgaggtcacgacggacgcataggagtaccttgctcaaatgcccagccgcttcagagaggaaactttcataaccggacagtcgaaaaggagatgtgatattaggctcacatattacaagcaccggaaatcggtatttgaagatcctctgcctgagatctgctaggcggcctcgcagacctcgagcattccattgtaatactgccgatcgagagatactctcctgcagtgagggtgctgacgacggtagagccataattttgactgctattaaagggtggcaagcaccggttcaatagcgactaaaatttggacagcagccttagcaattggcgtgtccactccagcaattatcagccgtaaggtgcctatcagctgtttcagcatcgccctcatttgatcatctgttgtcgacacagccggcggacgcacaggcggacgtgtcacagagcttacagtacgcgatggtagaagtggccactctgcggggtcctcctggggggttgtcagtcttggctcttgcggagctggagacagtggcttttgcgcggcagagcggtctcggtcctcctgatgtgttgacacgtcatttactgagctcaatttcttctgccgacttcgtgtcctcctcctggagcgacgtactgcgattgctgcttctcggtgagtagaatggtctctcaccattttcttcaagatcttcatctctgttttcaccttcggacattccctagatgttgcctaatgaggacctttgcagttggcacaaactggagactcaatcgtacatgtaggtccatcgtgcacgccaccacaacgcggacatgttttcgtgctcgtacacgcagcacttacatgtccaatcttctggcattttcggcactgcaccggtcggggcacataaggacgcactgggtgcctcacaaaacccactttcacatgcgatggtaaagtagtaccctcaaacactagtttgacacaccgtgatttgccgaaacgatggatgtcagttatgcgaacagaatttgatagcagttgcaccaagtccatatccttgatctgtatgtccacgtcagaaatcacaccagcagtagtgttaagtccatgagcgaagaacgagcggactcgtatgttgccaaggacagacacggtcttcaacttatccagggttgcccggctagagacatcaacagagaggatattccttcttgcgttaatacgcacttctttgacttagcccggaaccagtcgttcaagaagaagagtcaaagtctgcctgttgatggagttgagattctcttcctcaacaggcatgtatgaaattgtgtaagtgagagattgctcacttacattggcctcgttggttgttttcttgctcacactggattggtgaggcatcttcgctggcacaatggacttgttagcccgcttcgtacacacactgggcccacactcagtcggggttttggaaagcttcctcttcaggcgccgactcacaatctcggtgtagcctccgtcgaactccatgtcatccgagtcagagaaactggacgatcccgggagctctgaggggagatccatactgcatccaggctgatctgtgcagttcacactgctagccacagaaggcagcagaggcggcgggtcatccgccatcgcctgggacggcgaggttgccttgaaggctacagaagcacaaagtatttcaaaaaaacaggagctcgatcaagagatgctgccgttcgcagcgctcttcttcttcttccctgcAGGAAcgaggcgcccactacggacgtaaggctatactgtagcagccgcttcccagtacacgcctacgtcgctgcccgccgaggatcttcgggagcttgtaagaagccttgtgcgcgaggaactggcgaaacttcgctttgaagctccacaggtcagcgtcgctgccgtaacggacgtggtccgcgaatatatccgacgagttgtgcagccaaccaacagctccacacccggcgccctccgttatgacgtagaGCGAGgtgctacgaagtcccgggccagcgatgcgagccttttcccccgtctctcctgtgccatacctgcaggagccagtcgcAACTGTACCATCCGTGCagcaggagttcaggccacccgtgagcaaagcgcacgtttggcgtacgccaaacaatcggccgctctgttacctctgcggggagcccggccacatcctccgccactgcccttaccgcagaatgggtttaaagggtttttcacctgacgcacctcgaccacgctacggtgaaagaccacgggatatcgaacagtacttggctgataacgtgcaatattCGACctcgaagcgacgccagtcccgatcgccatcccctaGGCGGTTCTCTtcacccggccgcccgtcatcctctggccagctCAGAGCCACGTCCCCACGtggggaaaactgaagacggcgtcctccgggggtagggctgccgctacaggaccgagtcaagagcctccacccgatgattcgccgcgacgctccgaccgacgacgacctgaaccgacgacctcgacgacgcgctccGACCGATTGGTCTCCGCCGAAatgccggtatccgccgacaaccacgacgttagcgcactcgtggataccggcgccgatttttctgtaatgagcagacggttagccacggccttgaggaaggttctgaccccttggtctgggccgcagatccggacagctggtggccacgtggtaactccgatcggtgtctgcacttcgcgaatccagatccgcggtgttacttccctggctgctttgctgtgttacccgagtgctccaaagacctcgtgctcggtttggatttccttcaggagtacggtgcccttatcaacctccaggagctaatatagtgtcgttttccacccaaggccctgtcgacgacgataccgagccacgcagggctaagttatgcgtctgtgtcgaccacgtattgatcccgtccagagccagcatgtttgttaccgtcgagtgtgataacagccccagcattcgtggcatcgctgaaaccaacatctcactgcttctgggtcggcaagtctgtgtagctcacggaattattgaattgaactgtgggcgaaccgaacttttagtgaccaattttggttctgaaccccagtgtttgcctggcaaaacagctatagcgtatttcgaagaacttagcgaattcgcgggacagcactcgCTGTCCCGCGAATTCTCAGAGAACACGGTCTTTGAGGCACTGTTCTACAGCCCCGCCGCTTACACGTATGTACAGTTTATGTATTTAGTAACCAGAATACATGGTTTGCCTCTTAGTTGAACATTTGAGAACTTCTCTCAACCCGAAAGCTCTAAATCGCTGTAAGGTAAGGACAGCCCTGGTCTTCACCTTTTAAGACTTGATCTTTACGGAAGCTGTAAGAGCTCTAATATATAGGAGCGAGAACAAGACCATGCAGCCTAGTTATTTTGGCAGAGACTATACGTACTATCGCGCCCCTTGGAGAGGAAAGAGAATACCAAACGGACAAACTTCCAAGTTAAACTCGCTTGTTCCCCTTGGTTATAAGCTTCTAATCGCAGCTTATGAAGTCGTTTCCCTTCTCCACCCGCCGTGACGCCATGAGCGAAAGTGCGGAGCCACACTGGACCGCGCCGGCCGGCCACTACGTTTGCAAGACTGTTAACCGCGGTCCGAGCGCTAACCGTTGCAACCTCACTTCTTCTTGACCAAATTATACCTccgagacgaagacgacgaagcgcaTACCGCGAGCTGGTGGCACGACCACGCGCGGTCGGCCCTGCACCGCTCCCTCCCTCGTCTGTGATGTCATCAGCACGGGTTCTACTCTGGCTCGCTCCCCCATTGGCCCGGCCCTGCGGCCGCGCCTATCCGGGCCGGAGGTTAGGCGCGAGGCACGTTCCGCCGAGCTCGGGCCCGAAAGAGCTGCTTCATCGCTGCTCGAGTGCCCTGTCCCCCCGTCCAGGAGTCCGCCTTCACGTCGCAAACCGGGCCTCCCTCAAACGCTCCTTGAGGCCAATGGAGTCCACCCCGCGGTCGCAACGACGAAGCTGCGGAACAGGTGAGCGCTTTCCATGGCCCGCCATTGCCTGTGATAGAGCGCAGCGCTCCGGCGGAGCCTATCGCGGAGGCGCTTTCCATAGCTCGCCGTGCCCTCCGTGGTAGAGCACAGGGCCCCGCCGGGGCCTACCGCGGAGGTCACGGGTCAGCCATCCGAATCGCTGGCTGTAGGGCCACCGCTCTGACTGGGTGGCTTAGGATGACGCCACGACCGCAGACTGTCACCACGCCGCCCGGTTCGTTTGGTACGGCGCGGCGGGCTCTGGGCGTGGCGAAGTCATTATGTCCCGCGCGCGATGCCGCTTTTAGCTTGAGTGGCGATTCGCTTTAGACCGAAGCTGATTAGGTCTTCGGTTTTCGCGATGCCGATGTTCTTCCGCGAGATTTCTTCAGCGGAAATGAAAATTGCAGATGGCGTTTTTTCTTTCGCCACTAATTCTAGGTCGGCTTGCGGGAACGCACTAGGCCTAACCCCTAGGTTTGTGCTACTGGCCTGTCACGCGACGCGTACGCGATTACATCTTGCCTAGAGGCGCGCGATCCTTGTTTGGTCGCGGTGAAGCGACGAGCTTTGCCGTGCACTTTTTCGTTTAAATTCGCGTCTTTGCCGCTGCACCTGTGCGAGCCCGCTACAATGGGTGTAAAGGGAGTAGCAAGTCCTGTTATTTGCGCTCGAGTGTAGCCGAGGTAGCAGTTATTCCGACGCATCGGATGGTGTTAATTGACGCATATTGGTTTTTGGATACAGAGCGTCTCGAATCCCCGAGTGGGTTGGTTCACAATGGCTGTGTCGACTAGTCTTGCCTCCTTGCCATACATTAACCACTGCGGGGCGTGTCGCCCGATACTTCCGATCAGGACCCTGCTACCTTGCTCTCAAAGCCATAATTCGTTCGATAGGCTTACCTCATGGATGATCTCAATCATTTTCAACAACCTTCTCTCGCCTTTCCCCGATTTTTATTTGGTTTTCAGAATATAATTCATCTGAAGCCAAAGTGCGCTTTGACCGAATGCAAGATCTAGTGTATTTCCGATGTGTCTCTTCAAGCCCACAGTGACAGGATTTGAGGGCGTAGGCTCCTTTGTCAAGCCATGCAACCTAGCAATCCGAGCACCCTGCCGGGGCATAGCTTCTACTTATTTTGAGAAACGGCTGAGTAATCATCCtacagcgggagtcgaacccaccacctccaaaTCCAAGGCGGGTGCTCTACAGAAGGCGGGATTATCATGGCTTCAGCGACGTAACATATACATAGCCCATTCTTGCAGGTGCGCAATAGTGGATCGCCTGTTAGTGCTCGGAGCTGTTCGGTCATGCCATGTTGGCAAAACTGGTCACGCATCGGTAAGCCTTGTCGATATCGTTGATGCTAACTTCTTCCCTTTGGTCTAGGGCGGCCTACTGGACGCTCGCCGGGCGCCCCATCGGCGCTTTCGTTCGCGCAAGCCCTGCAGCAGCGAGTGGTCAGAGCGGCCCCACCCCAGATTCTCTCCAGCACTGCCGTCGGAACAGCCGTCATCACCCGCGCAGAGGGAACCAACGGCAACGGGGCTCACACTGTGGCGCTCACCGAAGGCGTGCCCACCACCTCGACTTCGCCGACGGCCGCGCCCGTGCAGGCCCGCAATGGTGCCGGCAACACCAAGTCGCAGAATGACGAGCTCAGCTTTCAGgtgagcggcggctgctgctgcgtgcccCCACGGACGTGTCTGAACCCTGTGGATGGGTGTGGGCGGCAATGCCGTCGTAGCATGCCAGCAGATAGTTTGCCAGACCGCGTACCgctaccgcgcatgcgcagttcgccctgagttcgccagatggcgccacattctcGTCAACAGCGCGCCTGCCTGGGCACGTTTGCGGCTCTTGATAGTTGCCAGACTGCAAACCATGGCTTGGTGAGCGGTGTTTTCAGTGACCGTGCATGCACCGTACTGCATCGAGGTTCCATAGATTCTATCTCAGGTTTCATAGATTGCGCCGAAGGCGCGTCTCaaaaaaatttcaagcgcagGCGTTACGCTGCGCAGCAAGCGAAAGTGAAACTTTGTTAGCAGCTACCGCTGCCTTTTCACGTGGGTGCATTTCCCATGAGGTTTTCCATTATAcgttttatgactaggcttcagaaATGTCACATGATGCTAACTCTACTAACGCCCCTCAGCGGACAAAGGTAGCGCACAATCCCCTCTCttctgatgcagattgctggtcactggccaaagtcaaaagatgaaaagacgtttcgggagcactacggctcccttgttcactatgaaacAATCGGtgcacggatccgttcttttgtagcacccagtagcgttcttaatgatttagcatagataggatgcagagttccgtcgttcctgtttaatgtgttagacgatgtctatatgataagggactcaagattctgccgtgctgatgtgttcttttctgttgtcaatatctttacttgatcccagttaagctcgtggccggattcttgcacgtgctcggcgatggcgttagatgctgctttcttgtttaggacgtcgttctggtgctctcacaggcgtctcctgaagtcctttgtttcacggatatatattgatgagcaatcggcgcagtcaatctcatacacaacacctggaaatctttcacgagggagcttgtccttcccATTCACCAGTTCtattcgcaccttgccagcggggacgtgcgcgatgtttacgccatgcttgcggaaaatacgagcaagcgcttcgctaattcccgctacgtatgggacagcagctcgtttttcttttggtttttctgtgctctcgcgtctGTGTctacctccgaagaacgcgatagcaaaaaaccaaaagaaaaacgagctgctgtcccatatgTAGCGTGAGCGAAGCGCTTgctcgtattttccgcaagcatggtgtcaacatcgcgcacgtccccgctggcaaggtgcgaacagaactggtgaatgtgaaggacaagctccctcgtgaaagatttccaggtgttgtacgtgtatgagattgactgcgccgattgctcatcaatatatatcggtgaaacaaaggacttcaggagacgcctgagagagcaccagaacgacgtccgatgTGTTCCAAAACGGGATGTGTTCCAAAACGGGGACCACAGGATAGTAACAAAATTTTAA
The Amblyomma americanum isolate KBUSLIRL-KWMA chromosome 3, ASM5285725v1, whole genome shotgun sequence genome window above contains:
- the LOC144123233 gene encoding uncharacterized protein LOC144123233 — encoded protein: MESTPRSQRRSCGTGRPTGRSPGAPSALSFAQALQQRVVRAAPPQILSSTAVGTAVITRAEGTNGNGAHTVALTEGVPTTSTSPTAAPVQARNGAGNTKSQNDELSFQGTSRPSHYYILWDDSSFTADDVQNLSYYLCHTYARCARSVSIPTPVYYAHLAAYRAKNHVMSKVDVSSSSSDSSGGSADSVSTSQYVEAVKVLESLKTATYFV